The window aaaaagaaaaaaaagtttaatggaaaattcctagaagaaaaaagagaaatcaaagttCAAATTTGTGGTTATAAAATTGCAGTTTGCAACCCAATGATGAATTTGGGGAATATTTAATAGACCCTCAACAAACGATGTCtttatatagaattatttttctaagtactGTCTTAGGGAAATTTATGTCTGTTGCTTGGATGTGTGTGcacttgtgtatgtgtgtactagatctgaatcaaagataaaaatgaatttctgacTATGATATAAGTTTATGCCACCAGGAGTATCAGTGCAGTTTTCTAAATTAAACATCATTAAATGATCATGTTcctaatccattttttaaaaatggtcccCTCTCCATTCCTAAATTACATCTTTATGACTTGGAGGATagattattttcatgtttactttCTTGAGAGAAAAACACCTTCACTCCGTCATTCCATGTTTCTCAGGTTCCCCATATCTAGGTTAAGAATATGGTCCTAAGATAGAGCCCAAGTTAATCAAGATATTGCTTACTCATAGAGAGAATGTGCCAGATCCCACATAGATATAGAgaactccattttctctttcttttctcccaagggtttaaaggaaaaataaatgtgccaggcacatagtaagcctACTCAACATAAGCATATTAACATTGTTCTTACTGGGCTCAAACTTTCACCCAAATAAACTCAGAAGCACATgcttattccttttttctctgcATGGTACTCTGAGCCAGAAGTGTAAACTCAAACAGCTCCTACCAggcttattttattcattctacgGTACTCCTCTGCTAATTATTCCTTAATACTTCTGTGAAATGGCATTATCTTCTTTCCAAGGCTAATTCTAAATTATCTTAATGATGGCCAAGTGCAATACAGaccattctaaatattttcatttatgaacTTTGCAAATAGAGAATCAGAGGCAGTCATGACTGCACTGTCCCTCGTGCCATGCCCATTTTCTCAAGTGATTTTAGTCCAAGGCATCTTAACTGTATAGTCTCATCACAAGGATTTTTTGTAAAGATTGTATTGTTATATTCGCCTTTCAATGTCCCTTAGGTTTAGAGAACAAGTAATTTGCCTGTAAAGATATAGTGATTTAAATATTGCAAATTAAGTCACAAATTAATATTGTAaattaatacaaacaaaattatatataaatagcCCTGTAAACTCAGAGATCTTAATATTTTTCTGGCCTTACTAATTTAACTCCAAATATCAGAGAAATAAATCTCTGCATTGTGGTGACCAAAAGTTGGAGAAATAAAGGAGCACCAGTTATCAAGAGCTCACCATTTCCAACTGTGTTCTGTTTCAAATGTTATTAGACATTACTTggaaataatcacatttatttattaataatcagATGCTTGATAAACACAAGTATTTCCTATCTACAACTTCCCCCACCACAAAGTGTAACAATGCCTTAATTAACGCATCAATAGGTTATATTCTGGTGCCCACATTTCCACACACTGACTCcaagtttcataaaaataattgttttcaagaACCCATTGAGTTTTCTGAGAATTCCTTACATAGCACATTGCTGCTTTGCTATTCATGAAGTAAAAGGTTTCCTGGTCAAATCTAAGCAGACAGGagatatttttcaagatttttagtgaaaatttaccattttgtttttcagagatcATATCTGAAATATGGCTCACAGTGACTTACTCTACCCAGACAACCCAAGGAGGCGGGAAGAAGTAAACCATCTTCACCAACAGCTCCTTGACTGCTTGTCTGACAGCTTCTATGCCACCAATAAGTTGATTGGGGTTTTAAATACGCATTTGGGGTGCAGGCTGGCCTCCATTGAGATGAAAAGAGATGGCACCATCAAAGAAAACTGTGATATCATCATCCAAGCTGTGATGAAAATCCAAAAGGAATTGCAAAAGGTTGATGCAGCACTAAAAGATAAACTAGAGCCTACCCTTTATAGAAAACTTCAGGAtattaaggaaaaggaaacagagaaaattgCAATTGTACAAAAGGTTATTTCAGTCATCCTGGGAGAAGCTACTTCTGCAGCCAGTGCAGTGGCTGTTAAACTCGTGGGCTCAAATGTCACAAGTGGCATAATTAACAAGTTGGTCACTGTGTTAGCTCAAATTAGTGTTTCCCTCCTTGGTAGTATAGGAGTTGCTGTTCTTGGCCTTGGCATAGATATGATCTTCCGTGCCATCCTGGGAGCAGTGGAGAAAACACAGCTTCAAGCAGCCATCAAAAGTTATGAAAAGCATCTGGTGGAATTCAAGTCAGCCTCAGAAAAATATCATCATGCCATTACTGAGGTCGCCAACACAGTGGAAcaccaaatgaaataaatagccACTTTATTTGCCACTGGAatattttctgcttctctctcaatAACAgtgctttgtttctttgattaGGTTTATTTTCCATATGCTTCCAACAGAGACATAAGTACGGTAAACAACCTGGAAAGAGGAATTACAGATGCCAAAACTAGATGACTCGAGAGTTTTGCATCAACAATGAATGCCTGGATCATTTGGTACCAGATCCTGTGAAATAGAAGATTATATCCGAGGATTCTTCTCACTCTGCTATCAGGTCAACATTAGCGTAAATGATATTATAGAGCAGGAGGTGTATGGGgttaccttttccttttttaattccctatcaaaattcttaaaatttacattgaatgcagacattttcatttctacttcaGACATCATTTAGTTCTATGGGGACATACTTAGTAACTTCTGCCTGAACACAAACCACAGGCCTTCTAAAGGAATAGAAATACTACCATAAGTTTGACCATCAGTTTAAATTCAACTTTCTGTAAACTGGAAGAGACTGAAATATGGCTTGTAACAATCTACTTCAACGATGAAAGGAGGCAATGGTTCTGGAAACTTCTAATTATACACTATAATttggatggatttttaaaagacaaaatttaaaactaaaaagataaaGGTTTTGTTTCTATAATTGCAACCAACCTGACCAACTGTGGTGTGATGATTAAATATCCCTCACGTGAATGTTTGAACACTctggaacatttaaaaaacaaacaaagcaaatcCCAGCTACACATGCATAAAATGCATCTAGGATACAGGAGAGGAAGTAGCAACTTTTAAGAATTTTAGAGGAAAGTCATAATTTATTACATtatgatttttcagaaaaaagaaatttcattttcaatactAGCAGAATGGAGGAAGTTGTCATTGTATATAAAGCTTTAAAGGTGGCCCATTTCATTAATTACCTACTTTCAGAAAAATCTAGAGGCTATGGAGGCCTAATGGTTCAGTTGAATTTCTGCAGATGCACGTGTTTGTTTCCTAAATCCTGCACCAACTTTTAACTCCCATTGAGGCTCTCAGATTCTACttgtaaaattattaataagcTGTTGATGCAAGAATGTGTTATAGTTGATtcttgaaatttgaaaatttcagcatcttaaaaattaaaatctagatgaaatacttgaatttttcaaatgtaataattttctatcattattttttaaaattcgtTGCAAAACATCACAATTTAGTTCACCtgcaaaattaaacttttttattacCTGATTTACAAGCTTTAAACTAcaagatatttttattgttctttctggGACTCAAAATTCAGTCTAAAATCAAATCAAGAATTTCCTAAGACAAAGGTTAGTTTAGGAAAGGGACAAATGTATAGTTAAGTGCACATTTAAATATTCTGCTAAAAGTTACTATGTATCTCCATCagtattttttactatttataattGATATTA of the Rhinolophus sinicus isolate RSC01 linkage group LG02, ASM3656204v1, whole genome shotgun sequence genome contains:
- the SMCO3 gene encoding single-pass membrane and coiled-coil domain-containing protein 3 — encoded protein: MAHSDLLYPDNPRRREEVNHLHQQLLDCLSDSFYATNKLIGVLNTHLGCRLASIEMKRDGTIKENCDIIIQAVMKIQKELQKVDAALKDKLEPTLYRKLQDIKEKETEKIAIVQKVISVILGEATSAASAVAVKLVGSNVTSGIINKLVTVLAQISVSLLGSIGVAVLGLGIDMIFRAILGAVEKTQLQAAIKSYEKHLVEFKSASEKYHHAITEVANTVEHQMK